The proteins below come from a single Poecilia reticulata strain Guanapo linkage group LG5, Guppy_female_1.0+MT, whole genome shotgun sequence genomic window:
- the apof gene encoding uncharacterized protein apof, translating into MFSKLKWLILIQLLLTEQSLCRVPPPPPKTDNLLQATPTSEDAEQEQDSRVLLASSPQPGESEPTSTRSQNVEKIRSAQLVTSTVSAKLQGQIRDHLQIRGSISCAELLHASAVDDPLSSVFPQELLGLSLVPVLVASGCPQEAQLLVLKLYDLLGKADTEELLMDLVALMERKMSRSTSASTSEGEEASQHIDGVMFNIQQLALVRDGGLGSQEGHCDGWSRVNGTMLLGTAVRGAAGRLEDAVRSCERLGVLCAGVTSGGPLMPGMYQAVLKKGSRIFPSTPLESECWIRQCSSQDELFRSSGQRMKRSPQRSCINKDEERVYNVVEWIPAVSTLYSLGTAVYYASINCSATAKERAILSAVDLGTDALMVATGGTVGVAGYAVGAGVKTGVKAGVKYLLNSMKAEDDVLVNQSGLERGTFTVE; encoded by the coding sequence ATGTTCTCCAAGCTGAAGTGGCTGATTCTGATCCAGCTCCTGCTGACCGAACAGAGCCTGTGCAGAGTCCCGCCTCCTCCACCCAAAACGGACAATCTGCTTCAAGCAACTCCCACCAGCGAAGATGCTGAGCAGGAACAGGACAGTCGGGTTCTCCTTGCTTCCAGTCCACAGCCAGGCGAATCTGAACCTACGTCGACTCGTTCTCAAAACGTGGAGAAGATCCGATCTGCTCAACTCGTGACATCGACTGTTTCGGCGAAGCTCCAGGGTCAGATTCGAGATCACCTCCAGATTCGAGGAAGCATCAGCTGTGCAGAGCTGCTGCATGCCAGCGCGGTGGATGATCCGTTATCCTCTGTGTTCCCTCAGGAGCTGCTGGGACTCTCACTGGTGCCTGTCCTGGTGGCGTCAGGCTGCCCACAGGAGGCCCAGCTCCTGGTGCTGAAGCTGTACGACCTGCTGGGGAAGGCTGACACTGAGGAGCTGCTGATGGATTTGGTGGCTCTTATGGAGAGGAAGATGAGCAGATCTACATCAGCATCGACTTCCGAGGGAGAAGAAGCAAGTCAGCATATAGATGGAGTGATGTTCAACATTCAGCAGCTGGCTTTAGTGAGAGACGGTGGCCTTGGATCACAGGAGGGTCACTGTGATGGTTGGAGCCGAGTGAATGGGACCATGCTACTGGGAACGGCTGTGAGAGGAGCTGCGGGTCGACTGGAGGACGCTGTCAGAAGCTGTGAAAGACTCGGAGTCCTGTGTGCCGGTGTGACCAGTGGTGGACCTCTCATGCCTGGAATGTACCAAGCCGTGTTGAAGAAAGGCAGCCGCATCTTTCCATCCACACCCCTGGAGTCTGAGTGCTGGATCCGCCAGTGCAGCTCCCAGGACGAGCTTTTTCGATCCTCAGGTCAGCGGATGAAACGCAGCCCGCAGAGGAGCTGCATCAACAAGGACGAGGAGCGCGTGTACAACGTGGTGGAGTGGATCCCTGCTGTCAGCACCCTCTACAGCCTCGGCACGGCGGTCTACTACGCCTCCATCAATTGCTCGGCAACGGCCAAGGAGAGAGCCATCCTCAGCGCCGTGGACCTGGGCACAGACGCCCTGATGGTGGCCACAGGCGGGACTGTCGGGGTGGCGGGGTACGCTGTGGGGGCAGGAGTGAAGACCGGCGTGAAAGCCGGAGTCAAGTACCTGCTGAACTCCATGAAGGCAGAGGACGATGTGCTGGTGAACCAGTCCGGCTTGGAGAGGGGAACCTTTACTGTCGAGTGA